GCCGGAGGGGACCCTCCTTGACAACCTCGAGAGGAAGTTGACGGAACACGGCGTGATTATGCGACCGATGTCGCCGCAGCAGATCCTGGATTCAATGGACGGGGAGATAAAAGGTGGGCTGCCCGATCTCATAGCAAAGATAATAACCCTCATCAAATGCAGGAGCGGGACGGTAGATGGCGCTCTATCGGGTACCACGCTGAAGTGGGGCGACAGGACTTTGCTGGCTATCGTGAAGCCGGTCTTCCAAGCTTACGAGAATGCGTTGGCACAAAGAGGGGAGATTGATTTCAACGATATGATCAACAAAGCGGCTCTGGAAGTACGGAACGGAAGGTATCCCAACCCCTACAGGTACGTTATTGTGGATGAATATCAGGATATTTCCGCATCCAGGTTCAACCTTCTAAGCAGTCTGAGAGAGGATCGGGATTACAGATTGTTCTGCGTCGGCGACGATTGGCAGAGCATATACGGGTTCAACGGGAGCGATATCGGCTTCACGTTCGATTTTATGAAATATTGGGGACCGACCGACGTCTGCAGGATCGAGAGGACATACCGCTTCCCCAGGGGGACCGCCGAGATAAGCGGCGAGTTCATCATGCGAAACCCGAAACAGATGAGGAAAGACATCCTTTCGGACATCGAGGGCGACGAGGTCCCGATGGAGGTTGTCATCGAAAAAACCGAAAGGGACGCCATGGGCACGATGTGCCACATGCTCGATTCCTTTCCGGACGGGTCCACCGTGTTCATGATAGGACGTTACACTTTCGACATCGACAGATTGCGGAACATAGAGCGTTTCACATCCTTTTATGATAAAACGACAGGGATGATCCGTATGGTCTACAATGGCAGGGAGGACCTCA
This region of Candidatus Cloacimonadota bacterium genomic DNA includes:
- a CDS encoding UvrD-helicase domain-containing protein; the protein is PEGTLLDNLERKLTEHGVIMRPMSPQQILDSMDGEIKGGLPDLIAKIITLIKCRSGTVDGALSGTTLKWGDRTLLAIVKPVFQAYENALAQRGEIDFNDMINKAALEVRNGRYPNPYRYVIVDEYQDISASRFNLLSSLREDRDYRLFCVGDDWQSIYGFNGSDIGFTFDFMKYWGPTDVCRIERTYRFPRGTAEISGEFIMRNPKQMRKDILSDIEGDEVPMEVVIEKTERDAMGTMCHMLDSFPDGSTVFMIGRYTFDIDRLRNIERFTSFYDKTTGMIRMVYNGREDLKINFITAHKSKGLQADYVFIINNLDDHKGFPCKIADEGIVGSLTGGGESFPFAEERRLFYVAMTRAKRKTIILAEEARASEFVNELEHRYGDRLSDKTKICPMCGGRLVKRSGQYGEFYGCSNFPSKGCRFKKKI